The Scyliorhinus torazame isolate Kashiwa2021f chromosome 17, sScyTor2.1, whole genome shotgun sequence genome includes a window with the following:
- the LOC140393781 gene encoding amphoterin-induced protein 1-like: MWLICLMESYLTGGYHCGISYLAVLLLVALCNLCPMSVSALNCHSDCICASNIVSCSKKELGNIPNSLPEYTAVLDLSYNSLTRLRAEWTKVRLSRLHTLLLSHNGLFFTSEEAFTEVPHLKYLDLSSNKLKALEELHFQGLEELEVLLLYNNQISQIDRTAFEGLDMLKKLYLSQNLITRFPQELVKENTRLSGLELLDVSSNKIKSLPVQELNDLPAYLKNGLYIHNNPLVCHCSLYLMVIQWHARQFNSAVDFRNEFKCILPLNHKVSIKLFELQEDYMNCSTIIDSEVEAFLEGTLTFHCDTRLRNMTKVWVTPDNETIQAGLNNQTLKMFPDGSLWLGNLRLEDSGTYTCLATSSQFNETIHVQLRVHNSTASPTHESLNTAYTTLVGCVASVILVLIYLYLTPCHCWCRSKAEMQKSQQEESIHSSILSATSTHDLSGDKAAMDRRVAFIEPTKDMQGQNGKLKPNAVEEFEDKRLLTVPRKKSDCGSIGSVSSDSPIVV, translated from the coding sequence ATGTGGTTGATCTGCCTGATGGAGTCCTACCTTACTGGAGGATACCACTGTGGAATTTCCTACCTGGCTGTTTTACTTCTAGTGGCTCTATGTAACCTCTGTCCCATGAGTGTGTCCGCGCTGAACTGCCACTCCGACTGCATCTGTGCCAGTAATATTGTCAGCTGTTCGAAAAAGGAACTGGGTAATATCCCCAACTCCCTGCCAGAGTATACAGCGGTCCTGGATCTCAGCTACAACAGCCTGACCCGCTTGAGAGCTGAGTGGACCAAAGTTCGTTTGTCGAGGCTCCACACTCTGCTCCTCAGCCACAATGGCTTGTTCTTCACGTCCGAAGAAGCTTTCACCGAGGTACCGCATTTGAAATACCTTGACCTGTCCTCCAACAAACTCAAAGCTCTGGAAGAGCTACACTtccaggggctggaggagttggaggtgcTGCTGTTGTACAACAATCAGATCTCTCAGATCGACAGGACGGCCTTTGAAGGACTGGACATGCTGAAGAAGCTGTACCTGAGTCAGAACCTGATAACACGTTTCCCACAGGAGTTAGTGAAGGAAAACACCAGGCTGTCCGGACTGGAACTATTGGATGTGTCAAGTAACAAGATAAAGTCTCTGCCTGTTCAGGAACTCAACGATCTACCTGCCTACCTCAAAAACGGTCTttacatacacaacaaccccctgGTGTGCCATTGTAGCCTTTACCTCATGGTCATCCAATGGCATGCTCGACAGTTCAATTCTGCAGTCGACTTTAGGAATGAGTTTAAGTGCATCCTTCCCCTAAACCACAAGGTGTCCATCAAACTCTTCGAGCTGCAGGAAGACTACATGAACTGCAGCACCATCATCGATTCGGAGGTGGAGGCCTTCCTAGAAGGGACCTTGACCTTTCATTGCGACACCAGATTAAGGAACATGACAAAAGTGTGGGTGACGCCGGACAATGAGACCATACAAGCGGGCCTCAACAACCAGACCCTCAAGATGTTTCCCGATGGCAGCCTGTGGCTTGGCAATCTAAGACTGGAAGATTCAGGGACTTACACTTGTCTGGCCACCAGCAGTCAGTTCAACGAGACCATCCATGTGCAACTGAGAGTGCACAATTCCACAGCGAGCCCCACACACGAGTCACTCAACACAGCCTACACCACTCTGGTTGGGTGTGTTGCCAGCGTGATTTTGGTTCTCATTTACTTGTACCTCACGCCATGTCACTGCTGGTGCAGGAGCAAAGCTGAGATGCAGAAGAGCCAGCAGGAGGAGAGCATTCACTCATCCATACTGAGTGCCACTTCCACCCATGACCTCTCCGGGGATAAAGCTGCCATGGATCGGCGTGTGGCCTTCATTGAGCCAACCAAGGACATGCAAGGGCAGAACGGGAAACTCAAGCCCAATGCTGTGGAAGAATTTGAGGACAAGAGACTCTTAACTGTGCCCAGAAAGAAATCTGACTGCGGTTCTATTGGCTCCGTGTCCTCCGACTCTCCCATTGTCGTTTAA